From Apium graveolens cultivar Ventura chromosome 9, ASM990537v1, whole genome shotgun sequence, the proteins below share one genomic window:
- the LOC141685674 gene encoding uncharacterized protein LOC141685674 → MWINRVMQCVKIILYNFVRDGKVFGDVHPQRGLRQGDPISSYLYILCVEDLIGILRKYEDTWLIHGCKVARGAPSISHLLFADDYYFFFRAMQTEANIMKSILQRYERLSRQLINYNKSEITFSPNTCIDVRFSVCQVLGVRQTNKPGKYLGMPMCVGRSTNEVFGFLS, encoded by the coding sequence ATGTGGATTAATAGGGTGATGCAATGTGTGAAGATTATTTTGTATAATTTTGTTCGTGATGGAAAAGTTTTTGGTGATGTGCATCCTCAACGAGGACTCAGACAGGGCGATCCTATTTCGTCATATCTCTACATATTATGTGTAGAGGATTTGATTGGGATTCTTAGGAAATATGAGGATACGTGGCTTATTCATGGTTGTAAAGTTGCAAGGGGTGCACCTAGTATATCCCATCTATTATTTGCGGATGACTACTACTTCTTCTTTAGAGCGATGCAAACTGAAGCAAATATTATGAAGTCTATCTTGCAGCGGTATGAGCGATTGTCGAGGCaattaataaattataacaaGTCTGAAATTACGTTTAGTCCGAATACTTGTATTGATGTAAGGTTTTCTGTGTGTCAGGTGTTGGGTGTTCGACAAACTAATAAGCCTGGTAAGTACTTGGGGATGCCAATGTGTGTAGGGAGGAGTACAAATGAAGTTTTTGGTTTTTTAAGTTAG